CGACGGTGACAATCGCATTGGCCCTGGGTTGTGATTCGTCAGGGAGAGACAAAGCTTATTTTAAAACTGATTGTTACTTAACAGAAAACAAGCGATCTCAGGAACAGCATGCCACTGCATATAGGATTCCGCCCAAACCCGTTGCATCGAGGTCTGGAAAACTCTGGCCTTTCATATGCATAAGTGACCCTTGCAGAACCATAGAGAACAATGGCCTTCTTCCAGGCCCAGGGGTGGGAGAAGGTCAGCAAGCACAAGTTAGCTGAGAGGAAATCGTCTATTTTTGTGCTCAAAATGTTAGATAAGCAGGGTTGAATTATGCAGCACATTACACATTTGAACATGGCATTCAAACTGGGATATTTTGGCAAATGAGGAGATCCCAAGGTGTATGTAAACGTAATTAGGTTTCGGAGCTCTGCACCCTTAAAAATAACACTCAATCCACACGAGGATTCAAATGTTATATTAAAAAAGGAAATGACTGAAATCCGCACATAAATGATGAGAGAACTTATCAACAAATGACCTGGATTTTAATGTAAAAAATTGTTATAGCTGGGAATTAATTCTTAACGTCTGCTTCTCTTGTGTTTCTTTCAGGGGTCTAACCAAACTGTGGGGATGGAAGTGAGAAAATAACAGCCAAGCTATGGATTTGTGAGTGGGACTGTGCCAAAGAGGACAACTAACCCCGGCCCTGTTGACATAGGCTGCCTGCTTCAAGGACAGGGACCCGGGCCACTGGATTACTGTTTCGACGGGCTCAAGGAGGCAGAAGAGGATTGTGCTTTAGCCAGAAGACCTGGAGTATAACAAGCCAAACAGGCCTGGACTGAGGCCTGTGGCACAGGACGCCGGCATGGTTCAGCCCAGCTTTGTGTCCACTCACCATGACTGCTAGGGCCGAGGAGCTAAAGGATCTTTTGCTGCAGCTAACCCCTGTTTACAGAGGAACAAATATCAAGCGGCCCAAAAACTAAATTGGGGACAAGGCCTCGCACACGAAAAAAAGGTTTTCGAAAGCATCAGGAATTTTAATATTCTCTTGTGATTGCATGTTTTTGTCCCCGAGTGCGGATGCCTTTTCTCTGGGCTTATCTGCCATGGTAAAAGCTTTGAAAGCATGAGATCCTGACAACAGAGTGGAGGTCATCGACTGAACAAGGATCCAGCTCAGCAAACATTGACCTGGTCGGGATATCCTGATAAACCCCCATCCTTAGAAACTTTTTGCTTTTGAAGAGGATCAGAACAAATTCTGGGGTGAAAATCTTTATTGGATTTTGTCGGCCGGAAAGGATTTACCATCAACGTCTCGAACGTCAGTTACGGTAAATATAGGCCGCTGTGCTGCTTTTTTCGCTTCACTGACCAAAACATAATTTCTAATGAGACATGCAGGAAGAGAGGTCATGACAGGAATGCATAATGAAAGCGATAAATCAGCATTAGGCTAATTAATAGGGAACTACACTCCAATAGTCAGGGAAAATAGACAGCCAGTTGGCACCTACCCTGTTTGCTAATTCCAAGGCATCCATTTTGCACTGACTGAATTACTAAAATAAATATACGAAATGTGTGGATAAGATACAGGAAATCCAGAACACAACTGCGCCTTTGAATACCAAGTCATTGTAAAGATTAATGAATGCAATTCTTTGTCAGAACATAAAAGTGCCAAATTGCCAcccaagtctgtgtgtgtgttgccgcaATCAGTAGTTTGAGTGAAAAGCATAACATTCCTCAGATGGCTCGCGCTGCTCGTATTACTCCGAGAGAATAGCATCTCGTTTCTCATCTGTCGACTGAGAAtcgttttgcattttttttctccaagCTATGCAGAAGCCAGATAAAAACCTGAGAATTTGAACGGGAAGGGAGATGATTTAACACAGCGTTGCACAACACTTCACCAACAAAGGCTGACTTTGTTCACTCTTAAAGTCAGTGCTATGAAAGGCAGCCTTGAGATACAGAAATGTGTAAAACAACTTGGGACTGCTATTACATCCCGCAAGCTCGGGTCAATAGCCACAGGACAGGGATCTGGTTCAattcacttttttctttttcctctccTCACATCCTGTTAAGAATATCTTAAGGACACAACTACACACTTAGATAATGCAAGTATTCAGTTAAAATACAATTATCACACTAAATTAGATAGATCCGCAATCCGCAGGCAACCCACTCAGACAAACCGTGAAACTGTGAGAGGAGCATTTTGCCTCTCATTTGAAAGGTCTCATGTATTAAACACACTTTTCCTTTCCCTCTTTAGGTTCTCGTGAGGGATTGACCGCCGAACCAGACAGCTTCAAGATGGTGCCTCAGTGCAAGTCCTTCGTTCTCTTCCTCGTCCGCATCGGGCTCCTCCTGGGGCTGGCCAACCCCCTGGTCACCTCGGCTTCCTGCCCTTTATCCTGCCGTTGTGATGGCACCTTCATCTACTGCAACGACCGCGGCCTGACCTCCATCCCGCTCGGCCTACCCCTGGACTCCACAGTACTCTTTCTGCAGAACAACCGTATCAAAAGCTCCGGCATTCCCACAGAGCTTCAGAGGCTGGTTAATGTGGAGAAGATCTACCTGTACTGCAACAACCTGGACGAGTTCCCAACTAACCTTCCGCTGGGCGTCAAAGAGCTCCACCTTCAGGAGAATAACATTCGGATGATCACCCACACCTCCTTGTCCCAGATCCCCTACATCGAGGAGCTGCACCTGGACGACAACTCGGTGTCGGCGGTGAGCATCGAGGAGGGCGCTTTCAGGGACAGCAACCACCTCCGGTTGCTGTTCCTCTCCCGGAACCACCTGAGCACCATCCCTTCAGGCCTGCCCATGACCATCGAGGAGCTGCGCTTCGACGACAACCGCATCTCCTCCATCTCGGAGCAGTCCCTGCAAGACCTCATCAACCTGAAGCGGCTGGTTCTGGATGGTAACCTGCTGAACAACCGTGGGATCGGGGAGATGGCTTTCATCAACCTGATCAATTTGACTGAGCTCTCGCTCATGAGGAACTCTCTGACGTCTCCTCCGGCGAACCTGCCTGGAACTAGTTTGGAGAAGTTGCAGCTGCAGGATAATCACATCAACCGGGTTCCGCCTGGGGCTTTTGCCTTCCTCAGGCAACTGTATCGGCTGGACTTGTCTGGGAACAACCTGAGCAGCCTCCCGCAGGGCGTGTTTGAAGACTTGGACAATCTCACACAGCTCCTGCTGCGCAACAACCCGTGGCAGTGCACGTGCAGGATGATGTGGGTGCGTGACTGGCTACGGTCCTTGCCCACCAAGGTGAATGTACGCGGCTTCATGTGCCAGGGCCCTGATAAGGTCAAGGGCATGGCCATCAAAGACCTTTCCACGGACATGTTTGATTGCACCGACACGGAATTCAGCCCGACCTACGAGACGAGCACGGTCTCCAACActttccccccctctcagcCGCAGTGGCCCATATACGTGACTAAACGGCCCGTGGTGAAGGGCCCAGGCATAAGCAGGAACTACCACAGCACCACCACGTCCTCGGGCAAGAAGATGATCACCATCAGTGTGAAATCGACCAGTGTGGACACGGTGCACATCTCTTGGAGGGTGTCGCAGCCCATGACCGCGCTGCGACTCAGCTGGCTGAAGCTGGGTCACAGCCCTGCCTTCGGATCCATCACGGAGACCATAGTGCAGGGGGAGACAACAGAGTACCTTCTCACGGCGCTGGAGCCAGATTCTTCCTATAGGATATGCATGGTTCCCATGGAGACCAGCAACATTTACCTGTCTGACGAGAAGCCTGTGTGCATCGAGACAGAGACTGGCTCCCAGAAGTCctacaaccccaccaccacgcTGAAccgggagcaggagaaggagcctTACAAAAATACCAGTCTGCCTTTGGCTGCTATCATTGGAGGGGCTGTGGCTCTCTTGGCAATAATTATGTTGGCGCTGGTGTGCTGGTACGTCCACCGGAACGGCTCCATCTTTTCCAGGAACTGCACCTACAACCATGGCCGTAGGAGGAAGGACGACTATGCGGAGGCGGGCACCAAGAAGGACACTTCCATTCTGGAAATAAGGGAGACTTCCTTTCAAATGATCCCTATAAACCACCTGCCTGTGTCCAAGGAGGAGTTTGTGATACACACGATCTTCCCGCCCAACGGCCTGAGTTTGTACAAAAGCCCAAACAGCGATAACAGTATTAACAACAGGAGCTACAGAGACAGTGGAATACCAGATTCAGATCACTCCCACTCATGATATTACGCGTGGACATTCGTACTCGAGTGCGTGACGTAACAGAGTGAAAAGACAGAGTGAAAAGACTTCTACAAACACACTGGATCTATAAGACTAAGAAAGCAATGTTCTGTACATTTgccatataatttatatttaaggACATTTTATGAAGATGAAGAACGTTCCAATTGCAGGCCACTGGTTCATCAGTGAGTGTTGTAACTAACTGCAATTCTATATTTTAGGAATTTGTAGTAATTTGTACTGTATTTGCGTTGCTTAAGGTTACCGACCAACTAAAAAGAAACTCTGTTCTACTGAGATATGATGACTTGTCAACTGTGAAAGTGGGTTTTCATTGCTGTGTTGAACAATCAGACTTAGAAAACCTTGTAGTATAAGCACAGGTCATATTCTAACTTTGTGACTGTTGGTAAAacaaaaaggcaaaaaaaaaagaaatgacatAAAATAAGGCACATCTGATCAAGTAATAGGCTAAGCGGGCATGCTGCTTACCTACAGGCTTTGCAGACGGTAGCTGTGCCCCAGagacaaaataaatgttaattcTGGTAATCTAGTATTAAAGTGGGATTGGGGAGAAAAGACCCACAGAGACGAGGTGCTTtcgttctgtttttttttcccagtgTGTGAAGTATTCCTTTTCTGATTGTAAGAAGCGGACGTGTTTCAGCGCGGTAACCCGCGTGGGGTATACCGTGGTGTTCCAGAACGGCCTGTGAGCCACAGCACAGGGTGAATAAAGCACACCACAACCCAAgaaactctctctctgcttctcaatTATAAGTAGAGTCAAAAGACTGACACAGGACTCCGCCCCACTATCTATTTGTACAAGCCAAACAAAAGGCCAAACCACAATGGTGACATTCTTTAGTACCGTGTACCATGCGTCACTTAAGACACCCGGGCAGAGAAAGTAAAAGCTTGTTGGCTTTCATTAGAACACCACAGTGTCAGCGACTCCTTGTTATAAgtattattttttcttattatttacaatttcacacttttacgtTGCCACAGTTTAAAAATTAATTGTTCTTTACAATGGAAAACCAAAGTGCATTGTACGCCCTTTGGCCAGTCTTGTATGTGCCTTGATCCAATGCTTATTGTATTTAGCTTTTTAAGAAACCAGTGACTTTTTTCATACACACTTGAATATGAGAGATATTGGTCATATTGCAGAATAAAAGTGGACAAAAATTACTGCTTGTTTTTCTCTTTATGTCGACGAAAGACAAAGCGGCCTCCTTGACTTCAACCACCAGTCACCATTAATCCTTCTGCTGTCTTTATGCAACtctaaaactctctctctctcctcgagtaaaaatgttttaatgggGTCTATTTAATTCTTCTTCTATTAGTCAAGGCCAAAACACACTGCCTGGAGGTAAACAGAACAGAGCCATGTCCCCGTCCTCACAGTGACCCCTCACTGCAGAGTCCTTCGCCCTGAACCTAAAACAACACAGGAACGGGCCCTAGTCCTTCCATGATGTAGTGTGACGCTGAAGGGAGAAGTGACATTGTTCTCCAGACACCGGCGTTCCACTCCACGAGACTCTCTCGCAGAGCAACAACATCTGCTCGGGGCTGCTGTTGTTCTTTTTCGCGCGGTGGGGCCATGTGTGACTTATCCGAAGGGCCGGAgaggaaacaaaataaaaagagaaagaaaaatggCGGTAGAGGAGAACGAGGCCTGTGGAGAGATGGGGGAGTCCGGGATGGGCCTCAAAGGCCACCGAACGGGGGTGGCACAGGGGGAGCATAGGCCCCGCAAGGACTACAAAGAACCAAGGCCGTTACCACATGAGTCCACGCTTCAGGCAGTGTATTTAATCACACAGCCAGAGCATGGCAAGTTGAGGAaccacaaacatttgtttaattaaagaaaaaaaataaaaattggatTCTACCTATTGAAGCATAAATTACACAGCCATTCAGAGCATTAAACGTGTACGGTGACTCATTTCAGGCATTCTGAGTCTGGCAGCCATAGTTATTAATGTGAGCAGAGCCTGCATCACCACTCTCACACAGCCACAAGATCTAAGCACAGCCAAAGCTGTAATTACAGAATGGGAGCTGCATACATTCGCACAAGTTATCGAAAGCTTAACAGTACACCAATATACGCCAATGAACTTGAATGTCAGTTAAACTCGGCGTGAAACGGATGGAAATGGATGGACCGCTCTGACAGTGGCTGAATGCAATCACTGTCAGAAGAATCGATGGCAACACCTGCAATTGTGGTTATCTTGCTCTTCCATATGCTAGCATCATTGCAGTTTCCTATCGAAGCAGAAAATTATCTACTTTTGTATTGTGGAGTAATACCCACGATTAAGACATTGAACTGCAGCTGTGTTGATTTATCATTTAATAAAACTGTTGAATCTTCCTGGTCATTTAGGGTACTTACGAAGAGAGATGAACAGAAACAAATGTTCATGTATCGATGCTAGGACAAAAGTATAATGAGAAATCTGATTAATACTTCCAGATTCTCCAGCAAACATTTAACGGAAATATCCATTAAATGTTTAGTGTCCCTTCCATTTAGCTTTTTTCCATTTCTTCACTTGAATGCACCAATTACAGCTAATGGCTAATCTTTGCGTCCTGTCTAATATAATCGTTTGTCTTTAAAGAGAGCAAATGTTCGCTATCGGGCATATGGTAGGcctacaaacccccccccccccccccccccacccctagccCACATTAAACCACATCCGTTGTCTAATGTGGTTTACCATCATGATATCACtgaagacacacatatacatcacATCAAAGCCACTCATGGCCAGTATGTGTTCATATTGTTAGCCCGCTCCTTGGTTTCAGCAAAAGCTGCCCAACGGTAAGCAAAAGTTATTATCCATCGACTTCTAGCTCATCCTAATGAATGGGGCCCCTTTGGAATTGATGAATCTATCAACGGTCCTGAGACCTATAGCTGGAGAAGAGAAACCTATACTTATAACATCATTTCAGTTTATTTTCGTCAGGACGGAAGCCTTGCAAGGCGACCTTCTGCCATACAAACTGAGAGTGGGCAATCAGTTACTGATGGTCTATCGGTGGTTAGGACAATGCCCTGCTAATATCACAATGACTGCAGTGACAACTTTTCATTTCTGGGAATGAACATCCTGCTCTTTAAAGAAATCACTTGTGTGATGAATTACAGCTGTGGCCAATCTGGCAGAAAAAGGAATGTTATTGTTAGTGTGAATTAAGTGAAATTCCTCCCAAGGAAACTAATGAACGACTCAGAGGACCGTACATTAAACAGAGCATGTCTTTGTCTTACTCtggagtgaggggagggggggtcggggTCCTTAAGTATAAAGTAAAATTAATGAACATGATTGCTGTCAACCCTCTACGACCTCAGGCATCTCTGTTGACCCCCTTAAACAATCTCTCCGTCTAAACAATGCCCCTTAATCACTCACACATTCTCCGTGCGGAAAAGTCATCAAACAACATAACATACCACatgcttctctttcttcttgtttgacacacacacacagcccactcaGCAATGGTTTCTACTTGAATCAGGCCAGGCGATTTTAACTAATGATAGCAGCTtctctgtcccccctcctcagcacccctcccccttgcCGTTGCCTCTATTGTGAGGCCTCTCTGAGGCAGCCGGTCACATTTGCATCCCTATAGGTGTGAGTCTCAGTGCTCCTCGTCTTGACCTCCTGGTGTCCATTAGTAGGTgaccatgctctctctctctagcttaaTCAGCAGCCCCATGTGCTGGACTCcaaagagcagaagaagaagaaaccaaGAGTGAACCCTTGACTGATGAGGTCGACTGGGGTCAGGTCAGGCTCCGTTCAAGGAGGTGAGAAATGGACTCAATGCCAACGCACGCGGACGTGACTGAGGTTTTGGGCTGCGAATTCTAATCGGTTACTCCTGCCGTAAGCGAGCACGCCGGTCAGAAAGGGGTCACTATTCACGGGCGGCCATTGTTTCTGAGGTAGGACTAAAGGAATGAGGCGACGTGTGTAAATAATGACTTCATTACCTTGTGAACCGTGCGGCCCAGCTTGAGGCTGCTTCTGTCGATGACACAGAGAAAACCCCGTTGGACTAATTATACTTTGGATGTTAATGTTTACCTACTTTCATATCGACACAAGGCCCGAGGACCCTGAATGCGACCCGATGGCAGGGGTGGGGTTTGACAGGAGAGTGACTGAATTGAAATCATCCCAGTGGTGCTCATTTTGACGCTGATATTCAAGGCAAACCATCTGTAAAAGTCACATCACCCGATATCACCCAACAACACTGCATATCACTTTAAAAAAGAGATGGGTAGAACAGGCACAGTCCCTTCTTACCACCGGTTCTAGAAAGGGTTGTTCCATCTGCACATATTCCCATGTTCATTTTGGAATATTGTGGCTTCAATCGAGTGCTATTTTCCAACGGTtgttttccaaaataaaagcctccTCTTGATGAGGCTCTCGCTTGTGTACGGCGCTTCACATCTTGCACATCAAACAGCCCTCATATTTTTACTACTTCTGAATGCCTGCGGAGTGGTGCGGAGGTCCTGGTCTGCCACAGCGACTGTTGCTCTGCCACGTTCTAAAAccgagtttgtgtgtttatacgcGTGACAGAAACACATGTGGTAGCTGCCGCTAATACGGCCTAGTCTGCTAATCCACCAACCCAGCGTCCGGTTGATGGACTGGAACACACGTCTCGACTCAACATGACCCTCGTAGCGCATGTCATAACAATCATGAAGGACACTTGCCCAGATGAACGATGAGCTTGTATACCGGTGTGCGTTTCACCATGGACAAAACACGCAGTGTGACTCGCGGTCACATTTTAACACTAAAAGCATGTGGCGGCAGCCAAGGATGGAGGGTGGCCTTGATGTACAAACAACACGTTTTATTTTCTATGGTAGCGAGGTCactggtttgtgtgcgtgtgtgtgtgtgtgtgtttgtgtgtgtgtgattgtgtgtttgtgtgtgtttgtgcgattgtgtgtgtgtgcgtttgtgtgtgtgcgtttgtgcgattgcgtgtgcgtttttgtgtgtgtgtgtgtttgtgattgtgtgtttctgattgtgtgtttgtgtgattgagagtgattgtgtgtgagtgtgcgtttgtgcgtttgtgcgattgcgtctgtgtgtgtttgtgtgtgtgattgtgtttgtgctttatgt
Above is a window of Gadus morhua chromosome 15, gadMor3.0, whole genome shotgun sequence DNA encoding:
- the flrt3 gene encoding leucine-rich repeat transmembrane protein FLRT3, whose product is MVPQCKSFVLFLVRIGLLLGLANPLVTSASCPLSCRCDGTFIYCNDRGLTSIPLGLPLDSTVLFLQNNRIKSSGIPTELQRLVNVEKIYLYCNNLDEFPTNLPLGVKELHLQENNIRMITHTSLSQIPYIEELHLDDNSVSAVSIEEGAFRDSNHLRLLFLSRNHLSTIPSGLPMTIEELRFDDNRISSISEQSLQDLINLKRLVLDGNLLNNRGIGEMAFINLINLTELSLMRNSLTSPPANLPGTSLEKLQLQDNHINRVPPGAFAFLRQLYRLDLSGNNLSSLPQGVFEDLDNLTQLLLRNNPWQCTCRMMWVRDWLRSLPTKVNVRGFMCQGPDKVKGMAIKDLSTDMFDCTDTEFSPTYETSTVSNTFPPSQPQWPIYVTKRPVVKGPGISRNYHSTTTSSGKKMITISVKSTSVDTVHISWRVSQPMTALRLSWLKLGHSPAFGSITETIVQGETTEYLLTALEPDSSYRICMVPMETSNIYLSDEKPVCIETETGSQKSYNPTTTLNREQEKEPYKNTSLPLAAIIGGAVALLAIIMLALVCWYVHRNGSIFSRNCTYNHGRRRKDDYAEAGTKKDTSILEIRETSFQMIPINHLPVSKEEFVIHTIFPPNGLSLYKSPNSDNSINNRSYRDSGIPDSDHSHS